From Halorubrum salinarum, the proteins below share one genomic window:
- a CDS encoding tripartite tricarboxylate transporter permease, with protein MDALVRPVVDPTFAAGALAFLLGGVALGTASGLVPGLHANNFALLLAGFAPSVPADPLFVGVAMLGAGVVHSFLDIVPALALGVPDAATAVAALPGHRLVIAGRGREAVRLSALGSGLAVALAVPLAVPVTWLMVRWYPALRAHLPLLLGGVVALLVLTESSRRAAVGGLVAFLASAALGFATLDADPAAPLSTGGVLAPLFAGLFGVPVLVEALGGEGVPPQADPRIAMRARDLGTSAGAGSLAGAVVGYVPGVSAAIAAVAAMPAVPRASADRGFVVATSGANTANTIFALFALVALGTPRTGVTVAIDRAGVPFALPVLLVAAATAACFGFALVVLVGDPYLRVVGNADYTRLSVGVLGLLAAVSYAFAGAYGVGVLLVAGALGLVPPRVGARRVHLMGVLIGPLIVG; from the coding sequence ATGGACGCGCTCGTGCGACCGGTGGTCGACCCGACGTTCGCGGCGGGCGCGCTCGCGTTCCTGCTCGGCGGCGTCGCGCTCGGGACCGCGAGCGGGCTGGTGCCCGGGCTCCACGCGAACAACTTCGCGCTGCTCCTCGCGGGCTTCGCCCCGTCGGTGCCGGCCGATCCGCTGTTCGTCGGCGTCGCGATGCTCGGCGCGGGCGTCGTCCACTCGTTCCTCGACATCGTCCCCGCGCTCGCGCTCGGCGTGCCCGACGCCGCGACCGCGGTGGCGGCGCTGCCCGGCCACAGGCTGGTGATCGCGGGGCGGGGTCGGGAGGCGGTCCGGCTCTCCGCGCTCGGCTCCGGGCTGGCGGTCGCGCTCGCGGTGCCGCTGGCGGTCCCGGTCACGTGGCTGATGGTGCGGTGGTACCCGGCGCTGCGCGCGCACCTGCCGCTGCTGCTCGGGGGCGTCGTCGCGCTGCTCGTCCTCACCGAGTCGTCGCGGCGGGCCGCGGTCGGCGGGCTGGTCGCCTTCCTCGCGAGCGCCGCGCTCGGGTTCGCGACGCTCGACGCCGACCCCGCCGCGCCGCTGTCGACCGGCGGGGTCCTCGCGCCGCTGTTCGCCGGGCTGTTCGGCGTCCCGGTCCTCGTGGAGGCGCTCGGCGGCGAGGGGGTCCCGCCGCAGGCGGACCCGCGGATCGCGATGCGAGCGCGCGACCTCGGGACGAGCGCGGGGGCGGGGTCGCTCGCCGGCGCGGTGGTGGGGTACGTCCCGGGCGTGTCGGCCGCCATCGCCGCCGTGGCCGCGATGCCCGCGGTGCCGCGCGCGTCGGCCGACCGCGGGTTCGTCGTGGCGACGAGCGGCGCGAACACGGCGAACACGATATTCGCGCTGTTCGCGCTGGTCGCGCTCGGAACGCCGCGCACGGGCGTGACCGTCGCCATCGATCGGGCCGGCGTGCCGTTCGCACTGCCGGTGCTGCTCGTCGCCGCCGCGACCGCCGCGTGCTTCGGGTTCGCGCTCGTCGTGCTCGTCGGCGACCCGTACCTCCGGGTCGTCGGCAACGCCGACTACACCCGGCTCTCGGTCGGCGTGTTGGGACTGCTCGCCGCCGTCTCGTACGCGTTCGCCGGCGCGTACGGCGTCGGTGTGCTCCTCGTCGCCGGCGCGCTGGGCCTCGTTCCGCCGCGGGTCGGCGCGCGGCGGGTCCACCTGATGGGCGTCCTCATCGGTCCGCTGATCGTCGGGTGA
- a CDS encoding 30S ribosomal protein S17e — MAIKPKYIKQLGNALLERYPDSFNTDFETNKESVTALTTVESKGVRNRIAGYVTQKKSQAAQTA, encoded by the coding sequence ATGGCCATCAAACCCAAGTACATCAAACAGCTCGGGAACGCCCTGCTGGAGCGGTATCCCGACTCGTTCAATACGGACTTCGAGACGAACAAGGAGAGCGTCACGGCGCTGACGACCGTCGAGTCGAAGGGCGTCCGCAACCGCATCGCCGGCTACGTCACCCAGAAGAAGTCGCAGGCCGCGCAGACGGCGTAA
- a CDS encoding DUF447 domain-containing protein produces MSDGGRRGRDGVVPDGWPVALRGVTESVVTTLGPNDRWNVAALGLHAPDEPGDPVTARTYGRTRTWRNFSERGGGVVQFTVDPRTFVDAALTVREADDPVLPSADAWVEVEAEAVAAESEGDTTVRTWELSPVESAVVSERVPTVNRGFGAVVDATVAASRLDVPAFDTGELLDRLRYFADVVERCGGPAEREAFARIDEATGWRERAGDE; encoded by the coding sequence GTGAGCGACGGGGGTCGGAGGGGTCGGGACGGCGTCGTCCCCGACGGCTGGCCGGTCGCGCTCCGCGGCGTCACGGAGTCCGTGGTGACGACCCTGGGCCCGAACGACCGGTGGAACGTCGCGGCGCTCGGGCTCCACGCGCCGGACGAACCAGGGGATCCGGTCACCGCGCGCACCTACGGGCGCACCCGCACGTGGCGGAACTTCAGCGAGCGCGGCGGCGGCGTGGTCCAGTTCACCGTCGACCCGCGGACGTTCGTCGACGCGGCGCTCACGGTCCGCGAGGCCGACGACCCGGTCCTCCCGAGCGCCGACGCGTGGGTCGAGGTCGAGGCCGAGGCGGTCGCGGCCGAGAGCGAGGGCGACACGACGGTACGGACCTGGGAGCTGTCGCCGGTCGAGTCGGCGGTCGTGAGCGAGCGCGTGCCGACGGTGAACCGCGGGTTCGGCGCGGTCGTCGACGCCACGGTGGCCGCCTCGCGGCTCGACGTGCCGGCGTTCGACACCGGCGAACTGCTCGACCGCCTCCGGTACTTCGCCGACGTGGTCGAGCGCTGCGGCGGCCCCGCCGAGCGCGAGGCGTTCGCGCGGATCGACGAGGCGACCGGGTGGCGCGAGCGCGCGGGCGACGAGTGA